A genome region from Raphanus sativus cultivar WK10039 unplaced genomic scaffold, ASM80110v3 Scaffold4906, whole genome shotgun sequence includes the following:
- the LOC130507604 gene encoding protein RDM1-like, producing the protein MQNALTMNPRASDDSSSSEVEAEISDGLSPLNRSHRAVVEDEASLVMRAEMYQGYMKELPIPMNRGSVIPFTSWVGLGFSIKQLYGQPLHYLTNLLLRRWDQSRLGSDSEFQSLDLIVHPCKAEATVWLVEEIHRLTSSHLHIAQLWGSDPVYHSLIDPIVPELPRS; encoded by the exons ATGCAAAACGCACTGACGATGAACCCACGAGCATCAGATGATTCCAGTTCTTCCGAAGTCGAAGCTGAGATCAGCGACGGCCTTTCTCCGCTAAACAGATCTCACAGAGCCGTCGTCGAGGATGAAG CTTCGCTGGTGATGAGAGCAGAGATGTATCAAGGCTACATGAAGGAGCTTCCCATTCCGATGAACCGCGGTTCGGTTATTCCCTTCACGAGTTGGGTTGGTTTAGGCTTCTCGATCAAACAGCTTTACGGTCAGCCTTTGCATTACCTCACGAACCTTCTGTTACGACGTTGGGACCAATCAAGACTCGGGTCTGATTCGGAGTTCCAGAGTTTGGATCTCATCGTCCATCCTTGTAAAGCTGAAGCCACCGTCTGGCTCGTTGAAGAAATCCATCGTCTCACTTCTTCTCATCTCCACATCGCTCAGCTTTGGGGATCTGATCCTGTGTACCACTCTTTGATTGATCCGATCGTTCCTGAGCTACCACGATCATGA
- the LOC130507603 gene encoding pentatricopeptide repeat-containing protein At3g22670, mitochondrial-like, with amino-acid sequence MLAKLRISKLLSSSLPRRIYQRRFLATRNAFSNSEESPESPELPSWIKDFLSNKPSSSSNPISSSSSDEDFVIPSLASWVETQKLGRQEPSPGNIAPIEDIDKVSDFLNKKEASHEDIVKALTKCDDVVVVSETLVLQVLRRFSNGWNQAYAFFTWANSQTGYTHSSQAYNAMVDVLGKCRNFDLMWALVDEMSTELVTLDTMSKVMRRLAKSGKYIEAVDAFLEMERKYGVRTDTNAMNSLMDALVKENSIEHAHEAFLKMFDTVKPDSRTFNILVHGFCKARRFDDARTMMDLMKVAGFGLDVVTYTSFVEGYCKEGDFRRVDEVLEEMRESGVKPNVVTYTIVMHSLGKARQVAEALGVYEKMKEDGCVPDAKFYSSLIHILSKTGRFKDAVEIFEDMTSQGVSRDVLVYNTMISSAVHHSRDEMALRLLKRMEEEGSCSPNVETYAPLLKMCCQKKKMKLLGVLLHHMVRNDVSIDVATYILLIRGLCMSGKVEVACLFFEEAMRKGMVPRDSTCKMLVEELEKKGMGEAKLKIQSLVQSKVVMTKSQSPLPVA; translated from the coding sequence ATGCTCGCAAAGCTCCGGATTAGTAAGCTTCTCTCATCTTCCTTACCTCGGAGAATCTATCAACGGCGGTTCCTGGCAACGCGCAATGCCTTCTCCAACTCCGAGGAGTCACCCGAGTCGCCGGAGCTTCCGTCTTGGATCAAAGACTTCCTCTCAAACAAACCTTCCTCTTCTTCAAATccaatctcctcctcctcctccgacgaAGACTTCGTCATCCCTTCCTTAGCGAGCTGGGTCGAGACCCAGAAGCTCGGCCGCCAAGAACCCTCACCTGGAAACATCGCACCGATAGAAGATATCGATAAAGTCTCCGACTTTCTCAACAAGAAGGAAGCTTCTCACGAAGACATCGTCAAAGCCCTGACCAAATGCGACGACGTCGTTGTGGTCTCAGAGACTCTGGTTCTGCAAGTTCTGAGGAGATTCAGCAACGGGTGGAACCAAGCTTACGCCTTTTTCACTTGGGCAAATTCGCAAACAGGTTATACGCACTCCTCCCAAGCTTACAACGCTATGGTTGACGTCTTGGGGAAGTGCAGGAACTTCGATTTGATGTGGGCGCTAGTCGACGAGATGTCCACCGAGCTCGTCACGCTCGATACCATGAGTAAAGTCATGAGGAGGCTGGCCAAGTCAGGGAAGTATATAGAAGCTGTTGACGCGTTTCTAGAGATGGAGAGGAAGTATGGTGTGAGGACGGATACCAATGCTATGAACAGTTTGATGGATGCACTTGTGAAGGAGAACAGTATAGAGCATGCTCATGAGGCGTTTCTGAAGATGTTTGATACGGTTAAACCTGATTCCAGGACGTTTAACATTTTGGTTCATGGGTTTTGTAAAGCTAGGAGGTTTGATGATGCTAGGACGATGATGGATTTGATGAAGGTCGCTGGGTTTGGTCTTGATGTTGTTACGTACACTAGCTTTGTTGAGGGTTATTGTAAGGAAGGGGATTTTAGGAGGGTTGATGAGGTGTTGGAGGAGATGAGAGAGAGCGGGGTTAAACCTAATGTTGTGACTTATACGATTGTGATGCATTCTTTGGGTAAAGCTAGACAAGTAGCTGAGGCTTTGGGAGTGTatgagaagatgaaagaagacGGGTGTGTTCCTGATGCTAAGTTTTATAGTTCGCTGATACATATTCTGTCTAAGACTGGTAGGTTTAAGGACGCGGTGGAGATATTCGAGGACATGACGAGTCAAGGGGTTTCTCGTGATGTTTTGGTGTACAATACGATGATATCATCTGCGGTTCATCACTCGCGAGATGAGATGGCTCTACGTTTGCTTAAGAGGATGGAGGAGGAGGGGTCGTGTAGTCCAAACGTTGAGACTTATGCGCCGTTGCTGAAGATGTGTtgccagaagaagaagatgaagctgCTTGGGGTCTTGTTGCATCACATGGTGAGAAACGATGTTAGTATCGATGTGGCGACGTATATACTTCTGATTAGAGGGTTGTGTATGAGCGGGAAAGTAGAAGTGGCTTGCTTGTTCTTTGAGGAGGCGATGAGGAAAGGAATGGTTCCTAGAGATAGCACTTGTAAAATGCTGGTGGAGGAGCTGGAGAAGAAAGGTATGGGAGAAGCAAAACTCAAGATTCAGAGTTTGGTTCAATCCAAAGTTGTGATGACCAAGTCACAAAGTCCTTTACCTGTTGCGTAA
- the LOC130507602 gene encoding cysteine proteinase inhibitor 4-like, with the protein MKSLICLSLILLPLFSVVEGQGIGSPMLKEVDEEVVLLAMFAVSEHNRQSKANLVYRNVVQETMQVVHGLLYRLIISAKNGSRGAVKNYEAVVWEKPLGQGQHSKILVSFKECKNVAFVNRLQMYVCKPMS; encoded by the coding sequence aTGAAGTCGTTGATTTGTCTCTCTCTCATCCTCCTCCCTTTGTTCTCGGTCGTGGAAGGCCAAGGTATCGGTAGCCCGATGCTAAAGGAGGTTGATGAGGAAGTCGTTTTGCTGGCAATGTTTGCAGTCTCGGAGCATAATAGGCAGTCGAAGGCGAATCTTGTTTACAGAAATGTCGTCCAAGAAACCATGCAAGTTGTCCACGGCTTATTATACCGACTTATCATTTCGGCGAAAAATGGGAGCCGTGGTGCCGTCAAAAATTACGAGGCCGTTGTGTGGGAAAAGCCACTGGGCCAGGGCCAACACTCCAAGATCCTTGTGTCCTTCAAAGAGTGTAAAAATGTGGCTTTTGTAAATCGATTACAGATGTATGTATGTAAGCCAATGAGTTAA